From Sulfurovum zhangzhouensis, one genomic window encodes:
- the xseB gene encoding exodeoxyribonuclease VII small subunit translates to MKNETFEEKLEYSKTLLEKLMKPDITLEESVKLYEEGLTTIKEAQKLIEEAKIKVSVIEQSNQDVSDE, encoded by the coding sequence ATGAAAAATGAAACTTTTGAAGAGAAGTTAGAGTATTCCAAAACATTGCTTGAAAAGCTTATGAAGCCTGATATCACATTGGAAGAGTCCGTCAAACTGTATGAAGAAGGGCTTACTACGATCAAAGAGGCACAAAAGCTGATCGAAGAGGCAAAGATTAAAGTCTCAGTAATTGAACAGTCCAATCAAGATGTGAGTGATGAGTAA
- the metX gene encoding homoserine O-acetyltransferase MetX: MKIETKIAHFSSPLYLESGRILEPYEIAYETYGELNEDRSNVVLVCHALSGSHHAAGVYEGDRKAGWWDGLIGDGKAVDTTKYFVVCSNTIGSCFGSTGPMSDNYPSHEPYRLKFPVVTIKDMVRAQMQLLSHLGIYHVRAIIGGSMGGMQALQFAVDYPNFADEIISLAATYATRPWTIAFNKVAMEAIRKDPRFEHGNYERGAFKEEGLDGLAIGRIAGHISYLSPETMDKKFGRNYVNNDGLFELFGRYEVERYMEYNTANFSRMFDPLSYLYIVKAINTFNLSRGYDSLHDAISRIKAKVHLISFGTDYLFFPCEMEHIAKMMERNGQPFSYKEVESDYGHDAFLVELDKFEEDIRRVLS, encoded by the coding sequence ATGAAAATCGAAACAAAAATCGCACATTTTAGCAGCCCCCTCTATCTTGAAAGCGGACGTATCTTGGAACCTTATGAGATCGCCTATGAGACGTATGGAGAGCTCAATGAAGATAGGTCTAATGTAGTTTTGGTTTGTCATGCGCTGAGTGGATCTCACCATGCCGCAGGTGTTTATGAAGGCGATAGAAAAGCAGGATGGTGGGATGGTCTGATCGGTGATGGTAAAGCAGTCGATACGACTAAATATTTTGTAGTCTGCAGTAATACGATCGGATCATGTTTCGGAAGCACCGGACCGATGAGCGACAACTATCCAAGTCATGAACCATACCGTCTTAAATTCCCTGTAGTAACGATCAAGGACATGGTACGTGCACAGATGCAGTTGCTTTCACATCTTGGTATTTATCATGTGCGTGCAATTATAGGCGGATCAATGGGTGGCATGCAGGCGCTTCAGTTTGCCGTAGATTATCCGAATTTTGCAGATGAGATCATTTCTCTTGCCGCAACCTACGCAACCCGCCCATGGACGATTGCATTTAACAAAGTAGCCATGGAAGCTATCCGTAAAGACCCTAGATTTGAGCATGGGAATTATGAGAGAGGCGCTTTTAAAGAAGAAGGGCTTGACGGGTTAGCCATCGGCCGTATTGCAGGGCACATTTCGTATTTGTCACCGGAGACAATGGATAAGAAGTTCGGACGTAACTATGTGAATAATGATGGACTATTTGAACTCTTTGGCCGGTATGAAGTAGAGCGTTATATGGAATATAACACTGCAAACTTTTCACGAATGTTTGATCCTCTCAGTTATCTTTATATCGTTAAAGCGATCAATACGTTCAATCTTAGCAGAGGGTACGACTCCCTGCATGATGCAATTTCCCGTATCAAAGCAAAAGTTCACTTGATCAGCTTTGGAACAGACTACCTCTTCTTCCCATGCGAAATGGAACATATCGCAAAGATGATGGAAAGAAACGGTCAGCCATTCAGCTATAAAGAGGTAGAAAGTGACTATGGGCATGATGCTTTCTTGGTAGAGCTAGATAAGTTTGAAGAGGATATAAGGAGAGTCTTGTCATGA
- a CDS encoding O-acetylhomoserine aminocarboxypropyltransferase/cysteine synthase family protein, protein MNQQTLAIHAGYEKDAQSTMAVPIYQSTAYEFRDTEHAANLFELKELGNIYTRLMNPTTDVFEKRFAALEGGAAAIGTASGMAAIFYAIANVAEAGDNIIVAKQVYGGTTTLTGHTIKRFGIETRYFNVQNPSEIEELIDARTKLVLFESITNPSIDVADFDAITEIANKHDILTCVDNTVATPILCNPLQLGCDIVVHSASKYTTGQGLAIGGVIVERENLVEKIKDNPRYYHFNEPDESYHGLIYSDLPLPLFTLRVRLALLRDLGAAPSPFNSWLYIQGLETLPLRMRQHSDSALAIAKFLEAHPKVKKVNYPGLESDHNYVMGQNYFKGGHSGLLSFEVEDKATAQKIADSTKIFSLVVNIGDSKSIITHPASTTHQQLSAQELIEAGVPGGLVRLSIGLEDTQDLIDDLTAALG, encoded by the coding sequence ATGAATCAACAAACCTTGGCAATCCATGCAGGATATGAGAAAGATGCACAAAGTACTATGGCAGTACCTATCTACCAAAGTACAGCCTATGAGTTTAGAGATACAGAACATGCAGCGAATCTTTTTGAGTTGAAAGAACTTGGAAATATCTATACAAGGTTGATGAATCCGACAACAGATGTATTTGAAAAACGTTTTGCTGCGCTTGAAGGTGGAGCGGCTGCAATTGGTACAGCATCAGGTATGGCAGCGATATTTTATGCAATTGCCAATGTTGCTGAAGCCGGTGATAATATCATCGTAGCAAAACAGGTATATGGTGGTACAACGACACTTACAGGACATACGATCAAAAGATTCGGGATCGAGACGCGCTACTTTAATGTACAAAATCCTAGTGAAATTGAAGAGCTGATTGATGCAAGAACAAAACTGGTCTTATTTGAAAGTATCACAAACCCAAGTATTGATGTAGCGGACTTTGATGCTATCACTGAGATTGCAAACAAGCACGATATTTTGACATGTGTAGACAACACTGTTGCTACTCCAATACTTTGTAACCCACTGCAACTTGGATGTGATATCGTAGTACACTCAGCAAGTAAATATACCACAGGACAAGGGCTTGCGATAGGCGGCGTCATCGTAGAGAGAGAAAACCTTGTAGAAAAGATCAAAGATAATCCGCGTTACTACCACTTCAATGAACCTGATGAAAGTTATCACGGGCTTATCTATTCTGATTTGCCGTTACCGCTATTTACCCTAAGAGTGAGACTTGCATTGCTACGTGATCTTGGTGCAGCACCAAGTCCGTTTAACTCTTGGCTTTATATTCAGGGACTTGAGACACTCCCACTACGTATGAGACAGCATTCGGATTCTGCATTGGCTATTGCGAAATTCCTTGAAGCGCATCCTAAGGTTAAGAAAGTAAATTATCCGGGTCTTGAATCAGATCATAACTATGTCATGGGGCAGAACTATTTCAAGGGCGGACATAGTGGATTGTTGTCATTTGAAGTAGAGGATAAAGCAACAGCTCAGAAAATTGCAGATTCTACAAAAATCTTTTCACTTGTAGTTAATATCGGTGATAGCAAGTCTATCATTACCCATCCTGCATCTACTACACACCAGCAGCTTTCAGCACAAGAACTTATTGAAGCAGGTGTTCCGGGTGGACTAGTAAGACTCTCAATCGGTCTTGAAGATACACAAGACCTGATAGATGATCTAACAGCGGCACTTGGGTAA
- the guaB gene encoding IMP dehydrogenase: MNIKKRALTFEDVLLVPQHSTVLPKEVSIKTNLTKRVTLNTPIVSAAMDTVTEYRAAIAMAHLGGIGIIHKNMDIESQAKQVTKVKKSESGIIIDPIYIAPDRSVADADALMAEYRISGVPVVDAEMKLIGIITNRDMRFITDMTQKVSDVMTPAPLITAKVGTTLDEAAKMLQEHKVEKLPLVDDNGVLQGLVTIKDIEKREKFPNANKDEHGRLRVGAAIGVGQLDRAKALVEAGADVIVLDSAHGHSQGIIDTLKMIKAELDVDVIAGNIATGAAAKDLIEAGADAVKVGIGPGSICTTRIVAGVGVPQMSAIDEVAQVANAMGVPVVADGGIKYSGDVAKALAVGASSVMLGSALAGTYEAPGEMILFNGRQFKEYRGMGSIGAMTKGSTDRYFQEGTAADKLVPEGIEGRVPYRGRIADVIHQMVGGLRSSMGYCGSKDVKTFWEKAEFVEITSAGLKESHVHDVTITKESPNYFS; this comes from the coding sequence ATGAACATCAAAAAAAGAGCACTTACGTTTGAAGACGTACTACTAGTCCCGCAACACTCTACAGTTCTTCCAAAAGAGGTAAGTATCAAAACAAATCTTACTAAGCGTGTAACACTCAATACACCAATCGTATCTGCAGCAATGGATACAGTAACAGAGTATAGAGCAGCGATCGCGATGGCACACCTTGGAGGGATCGGTATTATCCACAAAAACATGGATATCGAATCTCAGGCAAAACAGGTTACTAAGGTAAAAAAATCTGAGAGTGGTATTATTATTGATCCTATTTATATTGCTCCTGATAGAAGTGTGGCAGATGCGGATGCATTGATGGCTGAATACAGAATCTCCGGTGTTCCTGTTGTAGATGCAGAGATGAAGCTTATCGGTATCATTACAAACCGAGATATGCGTTTTATCACAGATATGACTCAAAAGGTTTCTGATGTGATGACTCCTGCACCACTGATCACTGCAAAAGTAGGTACGACACTTGATGAAGCGGCAAAAATGCTTCAAGAACATAAAGTTGAGAAGCTTCCACTTGTTGATGATAATGGTGTACTTCAAGGGCTTGTTACGATCAAAGATATTGAAAAGCGTGAGAAGTTTCCAAATGCAAATAAGGATGAGCACGGACGTCTTAGAGTAGGTGCGGCAATTGGTGTAGGGCAATTGGATCGTGCCAAAGCATTGGTAGAGGCTGGTGCAGATGTGATCGTACTTGACTCGGCACATGGTCATTCACAAGGTATTATTGATACGCTAAAAATGATCAAAGCAGAGCTTGATGTAGATGTGATTGCAGGGAATATTGCTACAGGTGCAGCTGCAAAAGACTTGATCGAAGCGGGAGCAGATGCAGTAAAAGTAGGTATCGGGCCTGGTTCAATCTGTACGACTCGTATTGTTGCAGGTGTAGGTGTGCCTCAAATGTCTGCAATCGATGAAGTAGCGCAAGTAGCAAATGCTATGGGTGTACCTGTAGTAGCAGACGGTGGTATCAAGTATTCAGGTGACGTGGCTAAGGCATTGGCAGTAGGTGCAAGTTCAGTAATGCTTGGTTCAGCTTTAGCAGGTACTTATGAAGCACCGGGTGAGATGATCCTCTTTAACGGTAGACAGTTCAAAGAGTATAGAGGTATGGGAAGTATCGGTGCAATGACTAAAGGAAGTACTGATAGATACTTCCAAGAAGGTACGGCAGCAGACAAACTTGTTCCAGAAGGGATTGAAGGACGTGTACCTTATAGAGGTAGAATTGCTGATGTAATCCACCAGATGGTAGGAGGTTTAAGATCTTCTATGGGTTACTGTGGTTCAAAAGATGTCAAAACATTCTGGGAAAAAGCAGAATTTGTTGAGATCACAAGTGCTGGACTCAAAGAGTCACATGTACATGATGTAACGATCACTAAAGAGTCTCCAAACTATTTTTCATAA
- the gatA gene encoding Asp-tRNA(Asn)/Glu-tRNA(Gln) amidotransferase subunit GatA, with protein MITLKEALTKSKEELAQLRAELEEKAKASDINAYVGFESSGEGVPILIKDNIQVKGWSVTSASKILQGYIAPYEATAIKNLKSKGMMAFGRANMDEFAMGSTTESSFYGITKNPHDTSRVPGGSSGGSAAAVAAGIAIAALGSDTGGSIRQPAAYCGVVGMKPTYGRVSRYGLAAYASSLDQIGPITQNVEDAAILYDAIKGHDEKDSTSADFEIEDIANNMDPDRKLTIAVIDNYISEADEDVQKAYADTVKSLEAAGHTVVHKNMQNTKYDIATYYILATAEAATNLARFDGVRYGARAESNTTEELFFNTRSEGFGEEVKRRILLGNFVLSSGFYDAYYLKAQKVRHLIQDEFNAIFDECDLILSPVAPSVAPKIGANEDPLEMYKSDMYTIAINLAGLPAISLPVAKNDEGMPVGLQLIAKKFDEKTLFDGALSMERAVNYQK; from the coding sequence GTGATCACATTAAAAGAAGCATTAACTAAATCCAAAGAAGAGTTAGCCCAACTCAGAGCTGAGCTTGAAGAAAAAGCAAAAGCATCAGATATCAATGCTTATGTAGGATTTGAAAGCTCAGGTGAAGGTGTACCTATCTTGATCAAAGATAATATTCAAGTAAAAGGGTGGTCTGTTACGTCAGCATCAAAGATTCTTCAAGGGTATATTGCTCCTTATGAAGCAACTGCGATCAAAAATCTGAAATCAAAGGGAATGATGGCATTTGGTAGAGCCAACATGGATGAGTTTGCAATGGGTTCAACAACTGAAAGTTCATTTTACGGTATCACTAAAAACCCGCATGACACAAGCAGAGTACCGGGAGGTAGTTCGGGTGGATCAGCTGCAGCCGTTGCAGCAGGTATCGCTATTGCTGCACTTGGTTCAGATACGGGTGGATCGATCCGTCAGCCTGCAGCATATTGCGGTGTGGTTGGGATGAAACCGACTTATGGTCGTGTAAGCCGCTACGGTCTTGCAGCATATGCTTCAAGCCTTGATCAGATCGGACCGATCACACAAAATGTGGAAGATGCTGCTATTTTGTATGATGCGATCAAAGGACACGATGAGAAGGACTCAACTTCAGCAGACTTTGAGATCGAGGATATTGCAAACAATATGGATCCGGATAGAAAATTAACTATCGCAGTGATAGACAATTATATTTCTGAAGCAGATGAAGATGTTCAGAAAGCCTATGCAGATACTGTAAAATCTCTGGAAGCAGCAGGGCATACTGTTGTACATAAAAATATGCAGAATACAAAGTATGACATTGCTACTTATTATATTCTTGCAACAGCAGAAGCAGCAACAAACTTGGCAAGATTTGACGGTGTAAGATACGGAGCCAGAGCTGAGTCAAATACCACTGAAGAACTATTCTTTAATACAAGAAGTGAAGGTTTCGGTGAAGAAGTGAAACGTCGTATCCTTCTTGGAAACTTCGTACTTTCATCAGGGTTCTATGATGCTTATTATCTCAAAGCACAGAAAGTAAGACACCTTATTCAAGATGAGTTCAATGCGATCTTTGATGAGTGTGATCTTATCCTTTCTCCTGTTGCACCTTCTGTAGCGCCAAAGATTGGGGCAAATGAAGATCCGCTAGAGATGTATAAGAGTGATATGTATACGATCGCGATCAACCTTGCAGGTCTTCCTGCTATTTCACTTCCTGTAGCTAAAAATGATGAGGGTATGCCGGTTGGCTTACAGCTTATCGCTAAAAAATTTGATGAAAAAACTCTGTTCGACGGTGCTCTAAGTATGGAAAGAGCCGTAAATTACCAAAAATAA
- the ileS gene encoding isoleucine--tRNA ligase: MDFKETLLLPKTDFPMRGNLPNNEPQKYSAWFDAGIYEQMKAKRAGAEMFTLHDGPPYANGDIHIGHALNKILKDIILKYNYFQGKAVRMTPGWDCHGLPIEQKVEEKLGKEKKEAMPTEKFRELCREHAAKFVDIQREGFKSLGCIADWDNPYVTMDFKFEANIYRTLCEVAKRGLLVERHKPIFWSWAAQTALADAEVEYENKEDYSIYVHFELSDAAKEKIGVEGKAGPVIWTTTPWTLPANTGIAINPEEMYVLTEDGHIIAEARYDAMIEEGVVSGHASRKIAAKEMEGLLAINPLNGRSSKIVLGDHVTMDGGTGCVHTAPGHGEDDYRVGLKYGLDVVMPVDERGCYDESVVGLHLLPNPQEFVGMHIFKANEPILELLGENLLKQSKFVHSYPHCWRTKKPLIYRATNQWFISVDDTAKGEDKSLRQTALDAIEDVAFFPASAKNRLKPMIEGRPDWCISRQRSWGVPIAFFRSKSTKEVILDEDVLEHIASFFDEKGADAWYEMSISELLPEGSKYNPDDLVKINDILDVWFDSGSTWNSVIKSGNYDAGEYPASLYIEGSDQHRGWFQSSLLLSAAVQGKSPYKTLITHGFTVDEKGEKMSKSKGNVVAPDKVVKEYGSEILRLWVALSDYQSDLKISDNILKQTAEQYRKIRNTFRFLLANVDDLDAIVPVESYGELDKWILAKAGEVFASIKASFEANDFLKGFAILNHFLTNELSGIYMDICKDRLYCDAKNSTTRRAAQSAMALIAKSMLGLVAPVLTYTTDEILEYAPKIFKGDMESIFDLVYEDLPVVEVPFDLSSLMDIREGFYEEVDKLRKEKLIKATLELELVGDIEGFNSEKDMEDWFVVSAVKSSSEGEKLASFEVDGKTYSIHKATACKCPRCWKFVSASEEEVCARCAEVVS; encoded by the coding sequence ATGGATTTTAAAGAGACGTTACTCCTTCCGAAAACAGACTTCCCGATGCGTGGAAATCTCCCAAATAATGAGCCACAAAAATATAGTGCCTGGTTTGATGCCGGTATTTATGAGCAGATGAAAGCAAAACGTGCCGGTGCTGAAATGTTCACTTTGCATGACGGTCCTCCGTATGCAAATGGTGATATCCATATCGGACATGCACTTAACAAAATACTCAAAGATATCATTCTCAAATATAATTACTTTCAGGGTAAAGCAGTACGTATGACTCCAGGCTGGGACTGTCATGGGCTGCCAATTGAGCAGAAAGTCGAAGAAAAACTCGGTAAAGAGAAAAAAGAGGCAATGCCGACAGAGAAGTTCAGAGAGCTTTGTCGTGAGCATGCAGCAAAGTTTGTCGATATCCAAAGAGAGGGATTTAAATCTTTAGGATGTATTGCTGACTGGGATAACCCGTATGTAACAATGGACTTCAAATTTGAGGCAAACATCTACAGAACGCTTTGCGAAGTAGCAAAGAGAGGGCTTCTGGTTGAGCGTCATAAACCGATCTTCTGGTCATGGGCTGCACAGACAGCACTTGCAGATGCAGAGGTAGAGTATGAAAATAAAGAAGATTACTCTATCTACGTACATTTTGAACTCAGTGATGCAGCTAAAGAGAAGATCGGAGTTGAGGGTAAAGCAGGTCCTGTGATCTGGACAACCACCCCTTGGACACTGCCTGCAAACACAGGTATCGCGATCAACCCTGAAGAGATGTATGTACTTACAGAAGATGGACATATCATAGCCGAAGCCAGATATGATGCTATGATCGAAGAGGGAGTAGTAAGCGGACATGCTAGTAGAAAGATCGCTGCTAAGGAGATGGAAGGACTTTTGGCGATCAATCCGCTTAATGGACGTAGTTCAAAAATCGTTCTTGGTGATCACGTAACAATGGATGGCGGTACAGGGTGTGTACATACTGCTCCGGGGCATGGTGAAGATGACTATAGAGTAGGACTTAAATATGGTCTTGATGTCGTGATGCCTGTGGATGAAAGAGGATGCTATGATGAATCTGTGGTAGGTCTCCATCTTCTTCCAAACCCTCAGGAGTTTGTTGGAATGCATATCTTCAAAGCGAATGAGCCGATCCTTGAACTACTTGGTGAGAACCTACTAAAACAAAGTAAATTCGTTCACTCTTATCCACACTGTTGGAGAACGAAAAAACCTTTGATCTATAGAGCAACGAACCAATGGTTTATCTCTGTAGACGATACGGCAAAAGGTGAAGATAAATCACTTCGTCAAACAGCACTTGATGCGATCGAAGATGTGGCTTTCTTCCCTGCTTCAGCGAAGAACAGACTTAAGCCGATGATCGAAGGACGTCCTGACTGGTGTATCTCCCGACAAAGAAGCTGGGGTGTACCGATCGCATTCTTTAGAAGTAAGAGTACTAAAGAGGTGATCCTTGATGAAGATGTACTTGAACATATCGCATCGTTCTTTGATGAAAAAGGTGCAGATGCTTGGTATGAGATGAGTATTTCTGAGCTATTGCCAGAAGGAAGCAAATATAATCCTGATGATCTAGTGAAGATCAATGACATTCTTGATGTATGGTTTGATAGTGGTTCTACATGGAATTCTGTGATCAAAAGCGGTAACTATGATGCAGGAGAGTATCCAGCATCTCTCTATATAGAAGGAAGTGATCAGCATAGAGGTTGGTTCCAGTCTTCACTGCTTCTTTCTGCAGCGGTTCAAGGAAAGTCACCATATAAGACACTTATCACTCACGGATTTACCGTGGATGAGAAGGGTGAAAAGATGTCTAAGTCGAAGGGGAACGTTGTAGCTCCGGACAAGGTGGTAAAAGAGTACGGTTCAGAGATCCTCAGACTTTGGGTAGCACTTTCTGATTATCAATCAGATCTGAAGATCTCGGATAATATCTTGAAGCAGACAGCGGAGCAGTATAGAAAGATACGTAATACCTTCAGGTTCTTGCTTGCAAACGTCGATGACCTGGATGCAATCGTGCCGGTTGAGTCGTATGGAGAGTTGGATAAATGGATCCTTGCTAAAGCAGGTGAAGTATTTGCTTCGATCAAAGCCTCTTTTGAAGCAAATGACTTCTTAAAAGGATTTGCAATACTTAACCACTTCCTTACAAATGAACTTTCAGGTATCTATATGGATATCTGTAAAGACAGACTCTATTGTGATGCAAAAAATAGTACAACAAGAAGAGCAGCACAATCGGCAATGGCATTGATCGCTAAGTCAATGTTAGGTCTTGTAGCTCCGGTACTGACCTATACAACTGATGAGATCTTGGAGTATGCGCCTAAGATCTTTAAGGGAGATATGGAAAGTATCTTTGATCTCGTGTACGAGGATCTGCCGGTGGTGGAAGTACCGTTTGATCTTTCATCCCTTATGGATATTAGAGAAGGATTCTATGAAGAGGTAGATAAACTCAGAAAAGAGAAGCTTATCAAAGCAACATTGGAGCTTGAACTGGTTGGAGATATCGAAGGCTTTAACAGTGAAAAAGATATGGAAGACTGGTTTGTGGTATCGGCAGTGAAGTCTAGTAGTGAAGGTGAGAAGTTAGCTAGCTTTGAAGTAGATGGTAAAACATATAGTATTCATAAAGCTACTGCGTGTAAATGTCCTAGATGTTGGAAGTTTGTATCAGCAAGCGAAGAGGAAGTTTGTGCAAGATGTGCTGAGGTAGTAAGCTAA
- a CDS encoding CinA family protein: MEKLEKTVENLIKTLSMRNQTVSFAESCTGGRIAAAFTAVSGSSNILHGSCITYANEIKERWLGVPKEILETKGAVSKECVEHMLEGMERMAASDYTLAVSGIAGPTGGTEFKPVGTVYIGLRTPDGKNEVHHCLFKGDRHQVQDQATTFAIELLEKNVN, from the coding sequence ATGGAAAAATTAGAAAAAACCGTAGAAAATCTTATAAAAACGCTAAGTATGAGAAACCAAACCGTTAGTTTTGCAGAGAGTTGCACAGGCGGACGGATCGCAGCTGCATTTACTGCGGTATCAGGTTCCTCAAATATATTGCATGGTTCCTGTATCACCTATGCCAACGAGATCAAAGAGCGATGGCTGGGAGTCCCGAAAGAAATACTCGAGACCAAAGGTGCCGTGAGTAAAGAGTGTGTGGAACATATGCTTGAGGGGATGGAAAGAATGGCAGCTTCTGATTATACCCTGGCAGTATCAGGCATAGCCGGGCCAACTGGTGGAACGGAGTTCAAGCCTGTGGGCACTGTCTATATAGGACTTCGTACACCTGATGGTAAAAATGAGGTACATCATTGTCTCTTTAAAGGAGATAGACATCAGGTACAGGATCAGGCAACTACTTTTGCCATTGAATTATTAGAAAAAAATGTAAATTAA